A genomic region of Salinibacter pepae contains the following coding sequences:
- a CDS encoding rhodanese-like domain-containing protein, producing the protein MSDTLATISADDLKGKLEGEHPPVLINTLPRKAHAATHIPGSVNVPVDEIDRMEALVPNKDEPVVVYCANAGCDVSLKAAHALEDKGYTNVIDFEDGYAGWRQAGYPLVGEKR; encoded by the coding sequence ATGTCCGATACGCTGGCCACCATTTCCGCCGACGACCTCAAAGGCAAACTTGAAGGGGAGCACCCGCCGGTTCTCATCAATACCCTGCCGCGAAAGGCCCACGCGGCGACTCACATTCCAGGCTCCGTCAACGTTCCGGTGGATGAGATCGACCGGATGGAGGCACTCGTCCCCAACAAGGACGAGCCCGTCGTCGTGTACTGCGCCAACGCGGGGTGCGACGTCTCCCTCAAGGCGGCCCACGCCCTGGAGGACAAGGGCTACACGAACGTGATCGACTTCGAGGACGGCTACGCCGGGTGGCGGCAGGCGGGCTACCCGCTGGTCGGCGAGAAGCGCTAG
- a CDS encoding TonB-dependent receptor, protein MRHVRVAVLLGLCAVALRLAPPVLAQERAALNGYVRDAETGETLLQANVVVEGTGRGAATNNDGYYTLQGLPPGPQTIVFSYLGYQTRTETVPLTAGETTRLDVELAPADLQTEEVVVTGEQDDAGEQRMGVDKLPVATITELPSVLTPDVFRSLALLPGVTTASDYSSNLYIRGGGPAQTLIQLDRTTVYNPTHFFGFFSTFNPDAIKDVQLYKGTYPAEYGGRLGSVVDIYNKDGNRRETTGGLSLSSLATRGYIEGPYGGSDDDPAGSYMVAVRRSTLEPLLAVLDDVDGLPDTFYFYDVNAKATYDAGPDDDLSLAVYGGQDQLFLRPGDGQEFDVDYGNRTLSADWTHLFSDRLFSTLTVAGSRYESTPVFELGGTRFTQTNEVRDASLKAGVEYVPGDQHTVEAGLHASRLTFQLRSTFDGDETFNQRLQGEQAALYLKDTYTPTSDWTIRGGLRATYFSEGDYLRLAPRLSVEHDLTSSVQLQAAYGRYHQFLTLETSQLFTAFDSWLMTDEGLLPSYGDQIALGVNAQVGDAWRLDVEGYARTMRDLFELDPFLPDPAGVPYADRFQGGDGRAYGTEVLIRRPEGRLNGFLSYTLSRTERRFPNINRSEAGTPQYYPPNFDRTHELTLALNYHLTDQWRVSGTFNYATGQAYTRPEQRYELVDSPFSFSPGVGGAQNVLVSPFNNARLPPYHRLDVGVARTGQFLGIAEYELQLQAINAYARRNVWFYQFENESDGTLDRNVTPQIPIPVPNVSFSLTF, encoded by the coding sequence ATGCGCCACGTTCGTGTCGCCGTCCTGCTCGGCCTCTGCGCCGTCGCCCTGCGCCTCGCGCCCCCCGTGCTGGCCCAAGAGCGTGCCGCCCTAAACGGGTACGTGCGCGACGCCGAGACCGGGGAAACCCTGCTCCAGGCCAACGTCGTGGTCGAGGGCACCGGCCGCGGCGCCGCCACCAACAACGACGGCTACTATACGCTCCAGGGCCTCCCGCCCGGCCCGCAGACCATCGTATTCTCCTACCTCGGCTACCAGACCCGCACGGAGACGGTCCCCCTCACGGCCGGCGAGACGACGCGCCTCGACGTGGAGCTCGCGCCCGCCGACCTGCAGACGGAGGAGGTCGTCGTGACCGGCGAGCAGGACGATGCCGGCGAGCAACGCATGGGGGTGGACAAGCTCCCCGTCGCGACGATCACCGAACTGCCGTCCGTCCTGACGCCGGATGTCTTCCGCTCCCTCGCCCTCCTGCCGGGCGTCACCACGGCCTCGGACTACTCCAGCAACCTGTACATCCGGGGCGGCGGGCCGGCCCAGACCCTCATCCAGCTCGACCGCACGACCGTCTACAACCCGACCCACTTCTTCGGGTTCTTCTCCACGTTCAACCCCGACGCCATCAAGGACGTGCAGCTCTACAAGGGCACCTACCCGGCCGAGTACGGGGGGCGGCTGGGGAGCGTGGTCGACATCTACAACAAGGACGGAAACCGGCGCGAGACCACCGGGGGCCTCAGCCTCAGCAGCCTGGCGACCCGGGGCTACATCGAAGGGCCCTACGGCGGCAGCGACGACGACCCGGCGGGCTCCTACATGGTGGCCGTGCGCCGCTCCACCCTCGAGCCGCTGCTCGCGGTCCTGGACGACGTGGACGGCCTCCCCGACACCTTCTACTTCTACGACGTGAACGCGAAGGCGACCTACGACGCGGGCCCCGACGACGACCTCTCGCTGGCCGTGTATGGGGGGCAGGACCAGCTCTTCCTGCGGCCCGGCGACGGGCAGGAGTTCGACGTGGACTACGGCAACCGGACCCTCAGCGCCGACTGGACGCACCTCTTCTCCGACCGGCTGTTCTCGACGCTCACGGTCGCGGGCTCCCGCTACGAAAGCACGCCGGTGTTCGAGCTCGGCGGGACCCGCTTCACCCAGACGAACGAGGTGCGCGACGCGTCCCTCAAGGCGGGCGTGGAGTACGTGCCCGGGGACCAGCACACCGTGGAGGCCGGGCTGCACGCCAGCCGCCTCACGTTCCAGTTGCGGAGCACGTTCGACGGGGACGAAACCTTCAACCAGCGCCTACAGGGCGAGCAGGCCGCCCTGTACCTGAAGGACACCTACACCCCGACTTCGGACTGGACGATCCGGGGGGGCCTCAGGGCGACCTACTTTTCGGAGGGGGACTACCTGCGGCTTGCCCCCCGGCTCTCGGTCGAGCACGACCTGACGTCGTCGGTCCAGCTGCAGGCCGCCTACGGCCGCTACCACCAGTTCCTGACGCTGGAGACGAGTCAGCTCTTCACGGCCTTCGACTCCTGGCTCATGACCGACGAGGGCCTGCTCCCCTCCTACGGAGACCAGATTGCATTGGGCGTCAACGCCCAGGTGGGCGACGCGTGGCGGCTGGACGTGGAGGGCTACGCCCGCACCATGCGGGACCTGTTCGAGCTGGATCCCTTTCTGCCCGACCCGGCGGGCGTCCCGTACGCCGATCGGTTTCAGGGGGGCGACGGGCGGGCCTACGGCACGGAGGTGCTCATCCGACGCCCGGAGGGCCGCCTGAACGGCTTTCTGAGCTACACCCTCAGCCGCACCGAGCGGCGCTTCCCAAACATCAACCGGTCCGAGGCGGGCACCCCGCAGTACTACCCGCCCAACTTCGACCGCACGCACGAGCTTACGCTCGCCCTGAACTACCACCTCACCGACCAGTGGCGGGTGTCCGGCACCTTCAACTACGCCACCGGCCAGGCCTACACGCGGCCCGAGCAGCGCTACGAGCTGGTGGACAGTCCCTTTTCGTTCAGTCCGGGGGTGGGAGGGGCCCAAAACGTACTCGTGAGTCCCTTCAACAACGCGCGCCTGCCCCCTTATCACCGGCTCGACGTGGGCGTGGCCCGGACGGGGCAATTTTTGGGGATTGCCGAGTATGAACTGCAACTGCAGGCCATCAACGCCTATGCGCGGCGCAACGTCTGGTTTTACCAGTTCGAGAACGAGTCGGACGGCACGCTCGACCGAAACGTAACGCCCCAGATTCCCATTCCGGTGCCGAATGTGTCGTTCTCCCTCACGTTCTGA
- a CDS encoding DUF4249 domain-containing protein — protein sequence MRRLVFPLLPVLFAAGLIGCDTAAPTPETQVVVEAYLQGGAAMPPIRLTRSVGTNEAYGASETAVRGATVEVHRLSDGGTPTDTIGFTEQEPGLYRPDTSSRVRPRATYELSVTTPDGTGLSATTTVPDTISIVDATNTTAVHGAPTRQPAFTITPPMSDREQQAVLVITATSLADFGRPASQLARGLTPFYADLYTPDEDSIRTYRTTSSGVRNEANFTRDANGRITTDLPWISVAFYGPNEIGVHVIDDNLFNLIRSQQAQSPGGPGGGLGPGEIPNVIEDVEGGTGVFASYAKATRDVTIQCPPSLAPDECPAFAAFP from the coding sequence ATGCGCCGTCTGGTGTTTCCCCTTCTGCCCGTGCTCTTTGCGGCCGGGCTCATCGGCTGCGACACGGCCGCCCCCACCCCCGAGACGCAGGTCGTCGTGGAGGCCTATCTGCAGGGCGGGGCCGCGATGCCCCCGATTCGCCTCACCCGTAGCGTCGGCACGAACGAGGCCTATGGGGCATCCGAGACGGCCGTGCGCGGGGCCACCGTGGAGGTACACCGCCTGAGCGACGGGGGGACGCCCACCGACACGATCGGCTTTACCGAACAGGAGCCGGGCCTATACCGGCCCGACACTTCGTCACGAGTGCGGCCCCGCGCGACCTACGAGCTGTCCGTCACCACGCCGGACGGAACGGGCCTTTCCGCCACCACCACCGTGCCGGACACGATCTCGATCGTGGACGCCACGAACACGACGGCGGTGCACGGGGCCCCCACCCGACAGCCCGCCTTCACCATCACCCCCCCGATGAGCGACCGCGAGCAGCAGGCTGTGCTCGTCATCACGGCCACCTCGCTGGCCGACTTCGGGCGGCCGGCGTCCCAGTTGGCCCGCGGCCTGACGCCGTTTTACGCAGACCTCTACACCCCGGACGAGGACAGCATTCGCACCTACCGCACCACCTCCTCGGGCGTCCGGAACGAAGCGAACTTCACCCGCGACGCGAACGGCCGAATCACGACGGACCTGCCGTGGATCTCCGTGGCGTTTTACGGCCCGAACGAGATCGGCGTCCACGTCATCGACGACAACCTGTTCAACCTCATCCGCTCCCAGCAGGCCCAGTCGCCGGGCGGGCCGGGCGGCGGGCTCGGCCCCGGGGAAATTCCGAACGTCATCGAGGACGTGGAGGGCGGCACCGGCGTCTTTGCCAGCTACGCAAAGGCCACCCGGGACGTCACGATTCAGTGCCCGCCCTCGCTCGCCCCGGACGAGTGCCCGGCCTTCGCGGCGTTCCCGTAG
- the fabF gene encoding beta-ketoacyl-ACP synthase II has translation MDSTAPSRRVVVTGLGALTPLGHSVDEFWDGLLAGRSGAGPITKFDASDVRTKIACEVSGFDPTDYMDAKLAERQDPFSQYALAVAQQAFDDADLDTDALAPETRDDIGVIFGTGVGGSDLFVDSVLDLDENGARHISPFFVPMMISNMAAGLIAMEHTLRGPNHCVVSACATGNDAITDGLLLLRQGHARAMLVGGTEASINELCVGGFASMRALSTRNDAPTKASRPFDAARDGFVPAEGAGALMLETLEHARERDATIYAEVAGVGKSNDAHHYAAPDPDGRGAALAMDKALDDAGLAPTDVQHINMHATSTPVGDVIESDAVKQVFGDHAAALNLSATKSMTGHMLGAAGTAEAIASILAIRDGRVPPTINHETPGEDCDLNYTPNEAVDRDVSAALTNAFGFGGHNTTIAVTAFED, from the coding sequence ATGGATTCTACCGCTCCCTCTCGCCGCGTCGTCGTTACCGGCCTCGGGGCCCTCACGCCGCTTGGCCACTCCGTCGATGAGTTCTGGGACGGCCTCCTGGCCGGCAGGAGCGGGGCGGGCCCCATCACCAAATTCGACGCGTCGGACGTCCGCACCAAAATCGCGTGTGAGGTTTCGGGCTTCGACCCCACCGACTACATGGACGCGAAGCTGGCCGAACGCCAGGACCCGTTCAGCCAGTACGCCCTGGCCGTCGCCCAACAGGCCTTCGACGACGCGGACCTCGACACCGACGCCCTCGCCCCGGAGACGCGGGACGACATCGGGGTGATCTTCGGCACGGGCGTGGGCGGCAGCGACCTGTTTGTCGACTCGGTGCTCGACCTCGACGAGAACGGGGCGCGGCACATCTCTCCCTTCTTCGTGCCCATGATGATCAGCAACATGGCCGCCGGCCTGATTGCCATGGAGCACACGCTGCGCGGCCCCAACCACTGCGTCGTGAGCGCGTGCGCCACCGGCAACGACGCCATCACCGACGGGCTCCTGCTCCTGCGCCAGGGCCACGCCCGGGCCATGCTCGTGGGCGGCACGGAGGCGTCGATCAACGAGCTCTGCGTCGGGGGCTTCGCCTCGATGCGGGCCCTGTCGACCCGCAACGACGCGCCCACGAAGGCGAGCCGCCCGTTCGACGCGGCCCGGGACGGGTTCGTGCCCGCCGAGGGCGCCGGCGCCCTCATGCTCGAGACGCTGGAGCACGCCCGCGAACGGGACGCCACCATCTACGCCGAGGTGGCGGGCGTGGGGAAGTCAAACGACGCCCACCACTACGCCGCCCCCGACCCGGACGGACGGGGGGCCGCCCTGGCCATGGACAAGGCGCTCGACGACGCCGGCCTGGCCCCGACCGACGTGCAGCACATCAACATGCACGCCACCTCCACCCCCGTCGGCGACGTGATCGAGTCGGACGCCGTGAAGCAGGTGTTTGGCGATCACGCCGCCGCCCTCAACCTGTCCGCCACCAAGAGCATGACCGGCCACATGCTCGGCGCCGCCGGCACGGCCGAGGCCATCGCGTCGATCCTCGCGATCCGCGACGGGCGCGTGCCCCCCACCATCAACCACGAGACGCCGGGCGAGGACTGTGACCTCAACTACACCCCCAACGAGGCGGTGGACCGCGACGTCTCGGCGGCCCTCACCAACGCCTTCGGGTTTGGCGGCCACAACACCACGATTGCGGTCACGGCGTTTGAGGACTAA
- a CDS encoding hotdog fold thioesterase — MPSLPDNLGGVADLLDIAIETATPERVVATMPVTPDHHQPFGLLHGGVSVVLAETAASVGGSLAAPDGRAAAGLEVNANHVRPVRDGTLTATAAPLHTGRTTQVWEIKIRNADDQLVCASRCTLALVDQTDAPSAA; from the coding sequence ATGCCCTCCCTCCCCGACAACCTCGGCGGCGTCGCCGACCTGCTCGACATTGCGATCGAGACGGCCACCCCCGAGCGCGTCGTCGCGACCATGCCGGTCACGCCCGACCACCATCAGCCGTTCGGGCTGTTGCACGGGGGCGTGAGCGTGGTTCTGGCCGAGACGGCGGCCAGCGTCGGGGGGAGCCTGGCGGCGCCGGACGGACGAGCGGCGGCGGGCCTCGAGGTGAATGCCAACCACGTGCGCCCCGTGCGGGACGGCACGCTGACGGCCACGGCCGCCCCCCTCCACACCGGGCGCACCACACAGGTGTGGGAGATCAAAATCCGGAACGCAGACGATCAACTCGTGTGCGCAAGCCGTTGCACACTGGCCCTCGTCGATCAAACCGATGCCCCCTCGGCGGCGTGA
- a CDS encoding ring-cleaving dioxygenase, which produces MPDASLPGVHHITALSGDAQENLDFYAGVLGLRRVKTTVNFDDPTTHHLYYGDASGHPGTTLTFFPWPQATSGRSGAGMVQAVAFAVPEGALSGWRDHLDAHGIEPELKTRFGEQRLHFAGPSGLPLALVATDAAGDAAPWTNGPVPAGLAIRGLHAPVLPVFADDRTPELFTDVFGWTRAGADGDLVRLHGPGPGAGTAVDLLVRDRHPSGRMGRGAVHHIAFRAPDDAAQRAWQSRLREHGLQVTDVKDRHYFRSVYFRDPDRTSGLLFEISTDGPGFYVDEDEAELGRSLALPEHLEPRRADLESALPTLTAP; this is translated from the coding sequence ATGCCCGACGCTTCGCTCCCCGGCGTTCACCACATCACGGCCCTGTCCGGCGACGCCCAGGAGAATCTCGACTTCTACGCGGGCGTGCTCGGCCTGCGCCGGGTCAAGACGACCGTCAACTTCGACGACCCGACCACGCACCACCTCTACTACGGCGACGCCTCGGGCCATCCCGGAACCACGCTGACCTTCTTCCCCTGGCCGCAAGCGACGAGCGGACGGAGCGGGGCGGGCATGGTGCAGGCCGTGGCGTTTGCCGTGCCCGAGGGCGCCCTGTCCGGGTGGCGCGACCACCTCGACGCGCACGGCATCGAGCCGGAACTGAAGACCCGCTTCGGCGAACAGCGCCTCCACTTTGCGGGCCCGAGTGGCCTGCCGCTGGCCCTGGTGGCCACCGACGCCGCCGGGGACGCCGCGCCCTGGACCAACGGCCCCGTCCCCGCCGGCCTCGCGATCCGGGGGCTCCACGCGCCCGTCCTGCCCGTCTTTGCCGACGACCGCACCCCGGAGCTCTTCACGGACGTGTTCGGCTGGACCCGGGCCGGCGCGGACGGCGACCTCGTGCGTCTTCACGGCCCCGGACCGGGCGCCGGCACCGCGGTGGACCTGCTCGTGCGCGACCGACACCCGTCCGGCCGCATGGGCCGGGGCGCCGTGCACCACATCGCCTTCCGGGCCCCGGACGACGCGGCCCAACGGGCGTGGCAGTCCCGCCTGCGGGAGCACGGCCTCCAGGTGACCGACGTGAAGGACCGCCACTACTTCCGCTCCGTCTACTTCCGCGACCCGGACCGGACATCGGGGCTGCTTTTTGAGATCTCCACGGACGGGCCCGGCTTTTACGTCGACGAGGACGAGGCGGAGCTCGGCCGGTCCCTCGCGCTGCCGGAGCACCTCGAGCCGCGCCGCGCCGACCTGGAGAGCGCCCTCCCCACGCTCACCGCTCCCTAA
- a CDS encoding alpha/beta hydrolase has product MSTDAIHQGQPVHTGGAPLDDAQAGLVLLHGRGASAQGMLQLADDLDVPDVAHLAPQARMRSWYPQSFMAPRDQNEPELSSALDTVGTVLNDVREAGLGPDRTVLLGFSQGACLATTYAAQRPQRYGGVVGLSGGLIGPEGASFDYDGSLDATPVFLGCSDQDPYIPRARVAETAEVLRGLDAEVTTRIYEGLGHTTNDDELQRVRSLLHDVAATDS; this is encoded by the coding sequence ATGAGCACCGACGCCATCCACCAGGGCCAGCCCGTCCACACCGGCGGGGCCCCGCTCGACGACGCGCAGGCCGGCCTCGTGCTTCTGCACGGGCGCGGCGCCTCCGCCCAGGGCATGCTGCAGCTCGCCGACGACCTTGACGTGCCGGACGTTGCCCACCTTGCCCCCCAGGCCCGAATGCGCTCGTGGTACCCCCAGTCGTTCATGGCCCCCCGCGACCAAAACGAGCCCGAACTCTCCTCCGCCCTCGACACCGTCGGCACCGTGCTCAACGATGTACGCGAGGCCGGCCTCGGCCCCGACCGCACCGTCCTGCTTGGGTTTTCGCAGGGCGCCTGCCTCGCCACGACGTACGCCGCCCAGCGCCCGCAGCGGTACGGCGGCGTGGTGGGCCTCAGCGGCGGCCTCATCGGCCCCGAAGGTGCCTCGTTCGACTACGACGGCTCGCTCGACGCCACCCCGGTCTTTCTGGGCTGCAGCGACCAGGACCCCTACATCCCTCGGGCCCGCGTGGCGGAGACCGCCGAGGTGCTCCGGGGCCTGGACGCGGAGGTCACGACCCGAATCTACGAGGGGCTGGGCCACACCACCAACGACGACGAACTCCAGCGCGTCCGATCGCTCCTCCACGACGTCGCGGCGACCGACTCGTAA
- a CDS encoding glycoside hydrolase family 13 protein, translated as MSPPDWAKHAVFYQIFPDRFARSGAVSAQENTALKPWSAPPEEQGFQGGDLYGIADRLDYLDALGVTALYLNPIFASAANHRYHTYDYYEVDPLLGGNDALRTLLDATHARGMRVVLDGVFNHASRGFWPFHHVLENGPDSPYVDWFKIEDWPLRPYAADRPHNYAAWHDIPALPELNTDHPPVRDFLFDVARHWVDFGIDGWRLDVPREIETDGFWEDFRGVVKDADPDAYLVGEIWDEAPAWLQGDRFDGLMNYPLLDITLGFFGAGSLRDYSKAHLTFDPLDAPAFARELERLLALYDWEATCAQLNLLDSHDMARAQWILNEDTDALRQAVLFLMTMPGAPCIYYGDEIGLSAAGDPHCREAFPRDEADWDTDLLSFYQSATALRHEHEVLRTGRVEVLHADARALVLRRTLGDTTALVAFNAGPESVQVDLEAGALPDSPLAPAWPPSAEASLPVASSSMTLSLSGRETRVWTTA; from the coding sequence ATGTCCCCTCCCGACTGGGCCAAGCACGCCGTCTTCTACCAGATCTTCCCCGACCGCTTCGCTCGGAGCGGCGCGGTGAGCGCCCAGGAGAACACCGCGCTCAAACCCTGGAGCGCCCCGCCCGAGGAGCAGGGCTTTCAGGGCGGCGACCTCTACGGGATTGCCGACCGGCTCGACTACCTCGACGCCCTGGGCGTGACCGCCCTCTACCTGAATCCCATCTTCGCCTCGGCGGCCAACCACCGCTACCACACGTACGACTACTACGAGGTGGACCCGCTGCTCGGCGGCAATGACGCCCTGCGGACGCTGCTCGACGCCACCCACGCCCGGGGCATGCGCGTCGTGTTGGACGGCGTGTTCAACCACGCCAGCCGGGGCTTCTGGCCGTTCCACCACGTCCTCGAAAACGGCCCCGACTCCCCCTACGTCGACTGGTTCAAGATTGAGGACTGGCCCCTCCGGCCGTACGCCGCCGACCGGCCCCACAACTACGCCGCCTGGCACGACATTCCCGCCCTGCCGGAACTCAACACCGACCACCCGCCGGTGCGGGACTTCCTCTTCGACGTGGCCCGGCACTGGGTCGACTTCGGGATCGACGGGTGGCGCCTCGACGTGCCCCGCGAGATCGAGACGGACGGCTTCTGGGAAGACTTTCGCGGTGTCGTCAAGGACGCCGATCCGGACGCCTACCTCGTGGGCGAAATCTGGGACGAGGCCCCGGCCTGGCTGCAGGGCGACCGGTTCGACGGGCTCATGAACTACCCGCTGCTCGACATCACCCTTGGCTTCTTCGGGGCCGGGTCGTTGCGCGACTACTCGAAGGCCCACCTCACGTTCGATCCGCTCGACGCCCCGGCGTTCGCCCGTGAGCTTGAGCGGCTCCTGGCCCTCTACGACTGGGAGGCCACCTGTGCCCAGCTCAACCTGCTCGACAGCCACGACATGGCCCGGGCGCAGTGGATCCTGAACGAAGACACCGATGCGCTCCGCCAGGCGGTCCTCTTCCTCATGACAATGCCGGGCGCCCCCTGCATCTACTACGGCGACGAGATTGGTCTCTCGGCGGCCGGGGACCCGCACTGCCGCGAGGCCTTCCCGCGCGACGAGGCGGACTGGGACACGGACCTGCTCTCGTTCTACCAGTCGGCGACGGCCCTGCGCCACGAGCACGAGGTGCTGCGCACGGGCCGCGTCGAGGTCCTTCACGCCGACGCACGTGCGCTGGTGCTTCGGCGAACATTGGGCGACACGACGGCCCTCGTGGCCTTCAACGCCGGCCCCGAGTCCGTACAGGTCGACCTCGAGGCCGGCGCCCTGCCCGACAGCCCTCTCGCCCCCGCCTGGCCGCCGTCCGCCGAGGCGTCGCTTCCGGTTGCCTCGTCGTCGATGACCCTTTCCCTCTCGGGCCGGGAGACGCGCGTGTGGACGACGGCCTAA